One Sporosarcina sp. ANT_H38 genomic window, TGAGGGGCTATCACTCACCTCCTCCAACCTCCCCGTACTTGTAGAATTGTGAAGAGAACGGTCAATCCTATGTAGACCGGATACACGAATATGGATGCAAATAAAAGAAGGAATCCCGCTCCAAAATCGTCCTGATCTTGCAAGACACCGTCTGGAATTACTGAGGAAATCACAAGGGACCAAATGATTACATACGGAAACCAGAGTACTATTGAAAGCAGGTGCCAAAAACTCCCGATCATTCGTTTCTTTGCAACCTTGAAAAACGAGACCTGAAATACCACCCATAACAAAATAATAAGGTAATAAACAAAAGCGCCTGGTAACCCGAAAAGATCCGCCCAAACATATCTATGAACAATTCCGAATCCAGATATAAAAAATAAAAATCCAAACGTTGCACTAATCAGATTCAGCTGAAGGAACACTTTCATTAAAAACCATCCTTTTGCTCATTGTACCTAATTAGACGTTCTAGAAGTTAGAATGTTCCGATAAAACAGACTCCACTATCGCAAGAGGCTATGCGCAAGTAAATACCTAAATATTAGACAGATAACACAGCTGACATGAAAGATCTGGTTGAACTTTATACGAAACAGGGTGCCATCAATAATGCCAGTGCTTCTCTTATATCAGCAATCCATTTGACTGCATTGGAACAGTTTGAAAATGCGGGAAATGCTGAGAAAATGGTCAAGTATTTAGAATCATTTAAAACCGTACTTTCTCACTACAGACAACAAGGCGTCGTTACCTCGTCTGTCTATAACAGACTCAATGGGGATGCTAATCTTTTTGCTGAATATGTGGAACTTGAAATAACAAAATACCCATTCGTGGCAAGGTGATGTCTTGCCACGAATGGGTATACTTAAAAAGAAACTAGGTACTGGAATAATTTCAACTGCAATTGGATTATCATTGGTGACTGGAGGAACATTTACTTGTGATATGGTTCACCGTAACTAGTCGAAAGACGGTTCATAAGATTTCTTTGATTACTAACGCTTCGTGATTATTTGCAAAACAAAAGTATTATTTCCAAACTTCCTTCAATGTAGTTCTAAACAATTCATCTAACATTTTCGTCGAATCCTTTGCTTCAACTCTGAGAGATTTAACATATTCCTCAAGTCTTTCCATTTCATTTTCTACAAAATCGTTAATCACATAAATACGGGGTTCAATATCTAACTCATCACCTATTAACTTTCGTTTTAATAGATGTTCAACTGCATATTTTAATTCGCCTTCCGGAATGATGTCTTCCAATAATTCATGGAAACTAATTGGAGGGGTCATATTATATTTCTCAATCCACATACAAGCTAATATCGGTCGAAGTACATAAAAATATTTTTTTATTTTTACTTCTGAACCCTTTAGGTAATCACGATAATTATTTTTTGCCATGTTTAAATAATGATGTAGCATCGAATTGGGATAATATACAACCGATTCTAAAGACCGTACGTTATCAACAAAAGAGTATTTTTGATAATAAATGATATTGCTTCCTAACCATTCTAAAAGTGGTGGATTATTTTTTCTAAAAAGACGTAGCGCTTTTGTGATTTCCCAACCGCTTATATCTAATAAATCATTAATGGGTTCTTCAATTACATCTCTCTTTACTCCAATTCCTTGTGGATCAATCGCGAGGTACCATTCCGGTGGATGAATATAGATAAATCGAACGTCATAATCACTATCTTTTGAAGGAAAGCCCCATGCTCTACTTCCAGATTCGACAGCATATAAGATCTTTACCTTATATTTCTCTTCTATTTCTACTAATTTCTTTTGAATGATTGCGTTCATTTACACAACTCCTTATGGTCTTTGAATAACTAGCTTCATCGTTTATTAATTTCAACCTAGCGTTTTAGTTAGAGAAACGTCAATCAAAATTATGAATTCTACATTAAACTCATTTACTTATGATACGGTTCACCGTGATAGTGCTAAATGTGGTTTAATACTTGATACAAAATTATCAATCGACCCAAACCTTTCAATTTGGTCCACAAACTAATTAATACTAGCTTCAAACTCCATTTATTAATAGCCGATTCCACTTATGAAAGCTAATTATTCAATCAAACCTTTCTTAATCTCTTTGGAAACTTTCTTTAACGCTTTTTTGGAACCCCTTTCTATATCATGTTGAAATTTCCTTTCGCTAAAACTAACGAATAATGTTTTCAAATCATACTCGTCAGGATATAAATCCGTAGCTTTCCCTTCAAGTTTAATTCTTTTTATATTTACTTTTATCACTTCGTTTTGATAAAATACAAACACATTATTAAGACTGTCCTTTTTCTCGTAAACAATTCCAAAATCGTCCTGATCTAATAACTTCACTCTGTCCCCAATTTCGAAATCATACGTTACTTCTTCTTGAATGATAAGCTGGATTGGCTTTTTAACTTTACTTGCTTTCACACGATCTAAGTCATAATTTTTATTGTCTATATAATGCTGTGCTTTTTGTAGTACCTTTTCTCGTAGATTCATTTTTTTAGAAATCCAGAGCGCATTACTGTCCCCTGACTTACCGATTAATAGTTTATACATAGGTGCTAATACTTCACTATCGAACAGCATAGCTGCATTCATAAAGTCACTATGAATTTCAGAATAACGCTTAATTTCTCCATAGTGGGTGGTCGCAACTGTCATACATCCCATTTGATAAAACTCTTCAAGTATAGCAATGGCTAGCGCTGCCCCTTCATTTGGTTCAGTACCACTTCCTATTTCATCAAAAAGAAGTAATGTATTATTTGTAGATGCGCTCATAATTTCTGAGATATTTTTCATATGAGATGAAAAAGTACTTAGTGAATTTTCTATGCTTTGATTGTCACCAATATCAACAAATATATGATCGAAAACAGCTATTTCTGTTCCTTCATTTGCTGCAATATGAAAACCTGACATGACTGCAAGTGTTAATATTCCTATCGTTTTCAATACAACTGTTTTACCCCCAGCATTGGGTCCTGTAATAATTAAACTGCGGTAGTCCTTCCCTATTTCAAAATCTAGAGGAACTATATTTCCAGTTAAAAGAGGATGCTTACAATTCCTCAACTTAATAAAACCGTGATTATTTAGCTTTGGTTCCATTCCATCTAAACTTTTACTGAACTTCGCTTTCGCAAAAATCATGTCATACTGAGCAATTAGTTCAATATTAATGTAAATTTGTCTGATGTGCTCCAATATACTTCCTGAAAGAGTCGCTAATATTTGATACTCCTCAATTGCTTCTTCTGCTTTAAGAATGCCTAATCCTGCATTTAACTTGGAAATTGCAGCTGGTTCAATAAATACCGTGGACCCTTTAGATGAGATTTCAACAATTGTACCGGCAACTTGGTTTTTATACGAAGCTTTAATCGGTACCGTAAATCGATCGTCTTTCTTACTAATAAAGAATTCTTGGATGTACTCCTTATTGGCACTGCTTTTCAGAAATTTATTTAAAAGTTCTTCTATTTTTTCTTCTGCCTTTGCAATATGATTTCGAATTCGCTTAAGTTCTTTACTAGCTTCCGAATCCACTCGACTTCCTTTAATGGAGTAATTAATTTCTTCCTCAATACTTTGAAAATCCATCATTGAATAGGCAAAGGAATGCAAAACAGGCGCAAAAAATTCTTTCCCCATCATAAACTTCTTTATTATTCTACAGCCTCTCAAAAAGTCAGATATCGCGATTAACTCGGTTGGACTTAGAATCATACCCTTTTCAAGCTTTTCCATCAGATGATTGATATTAGAAATCCCTTTAAGTGGAAGATGACTTTCTGCGTCCAATAACTTTCTTGCCTCAGTCGTCTCATTTAGTCTATTATGAACCACCTTCAAATTAGTGCTAGGCTGTAGCTTATCAATTAATTCTCTCCCTAAACCACTTACACAGTGGGATTTCACTATTTCTTTTAGCTCGTTATATTGTAATTTATCAAATGTCATCATATTCATTTTTAGTCCTCCTCCTATAGAAAAAAATGCCCGCAAAAAACTCTCCTACCTTTCCATTTTTACGGTTTAACCGAAAAAATGGGTAGAAAGCTCCCGCGGGCATACGCTTTGTGGTCATAACAAAGCAATTTTATCGTTAACAAATATAGGTTTGGATAAAAAAGAGCAAGACAGGACAAAACCCGCCATGCTCTTCATCTTAACACCCAATCATGTTAAACGAATATATGGAAAAGGAGGCAGTCTTCAGGTAGGTATTCACAATGTTTCATAAACACTGTGAAACAAGGCACATTAAATAAACCAGAATATATCCAGTCAAAAAAAGCCTTATTAAACTAAAATTTGATTAGTTCATACCTACTTCTAACAAACCCACCACACCTTTAATTAAGAATAAATTCAATATAGCATTTAAATGAATTGTAGTCAATTTGCTATTATTTAAAAAAAGACTTAACTATTCTGCGCTGGGTGCATAAACAGTATCTTACGTCCCTTTTCCAAGAGGATCTTTTCACTAATCAACCAGTTACAGCTATTTGTAAGATAAATAATCGCTTTGAAGTTCATACGAAGAAGCAAATATTTTATGCCAGTGCTTCAAAGCTATATGGATGGAGCGATAATCAAAATAACATGGCTTTAGCCTCTAAAAATTTGGTGGTACACACTACTGTAGACGAGTTAAAATTGATAAAATAAGTTACACACTGCAAAATCAGGAAAATGACCCGATTTTTCAAACCATCTCGTGTTCCTTTTTTATTCTTAATAAGGTTTGTATGAAGAGACTTATGGGCTTGTCGTATGTTTAGATGAGACAGCCATAGTTCTCTCTATTTTTAAGGCTTTCACTGGTACGACATCGATAACCTATGCTTTTCCATTCTTTTTGAATCAAAGGCTTTAAGAAAACCTCACTCACTTATGGTACGGTTCACCCTTCATAATCCTAAAAGCCCTGTAAACTTGCTCCAGCAAAATCAACTTCATCATCTGATGTGGAAATGTCATTTTCGAAAAGGATAGTAGTTCATCAGCCCTTTTTATCACGCTATCATGCAGTCCTAGTGATCCCCCGATAACAAACGCCACCTTACTGCGCCCATAAGTCATTAACGACTCTAAATCTGCAGCTAACTCTTCAGATGTCTTCATCTTTCCTTCAATAGCAAGCGCAATCACATATGTATCCGATCCGATTTTAGCCAAAATTCGCTCCGCTTCTTTTTTCTTCACAATTTCCATATCAGCATCACTCAATGATTCAGGTGCTTTTTCATCAGGCACTTCGACTACGTTAATTTTTGCATACGCGCCCAATCGTTTTGAGA contains:
- a CDS encoding nucleotidyltransferase domain-containing protein produces the protein MNAIIQKKLVEIEEKYKVKILYAVESGSRAWGFPSKDSDYDVRFIYIHPPEWYLAIDPQGIGVKRDVIEEPINDLLDISGWEITKALRLFRKNNPPLLEWLGSNIIYYQKYSFVDNVRSLESVVYYPNSMLHHYLNMAKNNYRDYLKGSEVKIKKYFYVLRPILACMWIEKYNMTPPISFHELLEDIIPEGELKYAVEHLLKRKLIGDELDIEPRIYVINDFVENEMERLEEYVKSLRVEAKDSTKMLDELFRTTLKEVWK
- a CDS encoding endonuclease MutS2, yielding MNMMTFDKLQYNELKEIVKSHCVSGLGRELIDKLQPSTNLKVVHNRLNETTEARKLLDAESHLPLKGISNINHLMEKLEKGMILSPTELIAISDFLRGCRIIKKFMMGKEFFAPVLHSFAYSMMDFQSIEEEINYSIKGSRVDSEASKELKRIRNHIAKAEEKIEELLNKFLKSSANKEYIQEFFISKKDDRFTVPIKASYKNQVAGTIVEISSKGSTVFIEPAAISKLNAGLGILKAEEAIEEYQILATLSGSILEHIRQIYINIELIAQYDMIFAKAKFSKSLDGMEPKLNNHGFIKLRNCKHPLLTGNIVPLDFEIGKDYRSLIITGPNAGGKTVVLKTIGILTLAVMSGFHIAANEGTEIAVFDHIFVDIGDNQSIENSLSTFSSHMKNISEIMSASTNNTLLLFDEIGSGTEPNEGAALAIAILEEFYQMGCMTVATTHYGEIKRYSEIHSDFMNAAMLFDSEVLAPMYKLLIGKSGDSNALWISKKMNLREKVLQKAQHYIDNKNYDLDRVKASKVKKPIQLIIQEEVTYDFEIGDRVKLLDQDDFGIVYEKKDSLNNVFVFYQNEVIKVNIKRIKLEGKATDLYPDEYDLKTLFVSFSERKFQHDIERGSKKALKKVSKEIKKGLIE
- the rlmH gene encoding 23S rRNA (pseudouridine(1915)-N(3))-methyltransferase RlmH is translated as MNITIVTVGKLKEKYLKMGIEEFSKRLGAYAKINVVEVPDEKAPESLSDADMEIVKKKEAERILAKIGSDTYVIALAIEGKMKTSEELAADLESLMTYGRSKVAFVIGGSLGLHDSVIKRADELLSFSKMTFPHQMMKLILLEQVYRAFRIMKGEPYHK
- a CDS encoding TasA family protein, coding for MGILKKKLGTGIISTAIGLSLVTGGTFTCDMVHRN